In one Magallana gigas chromosome 9, xbMagGiga1.1, whole genome shotgun sequence genomic region, the following are encoded:
- the LOC136269688 gene encoding E3 ubiquitin-protein ligase rnf213-alpha-like yields the protein MELAKAINTAGLYVIGAFEESTSNTKRIVEDVLQLHIKDESLDERFRRRYSYKELQELESKLMLIAGKAEKGKKDVDRFTMVLDSVVRLCNVYIKLLESGCVLFTSWQARFLCDPKRPVCAFIEFGTEDNIKQLKGRRNDTDDVITIMPEIAKFMETSLDNWLQYLDEKRYEYQHLNYYTTDQLVILQRELAQCIDGNDVDKIPPFIIPMLSVVKSDCDIGDLTDALQKANIELQTLNRNDEEICSDDRERDAIANFLSEMTEAGYTETVARAALKNGVPPTDITNGHIWCIENEEKILAAEQENLKTLGAMKKTITSEDILSTLPSSRYFDLFSKKL from the exons ATGGAGCTTGCAAAAGCAATCAATACTGCGGGATTGTACGTGATTGGGGCGTTTGAAGAGAGTACGAGCAATACAAAAAGG ATAGTAGAAGATGTTTTACAACTTCATATTAAAGATGAATCCTTAGATGAAAGATTTCGTCGAAGATACAGTTATAAAGAACTGCAAGAGCTAGAAAGCAAACTGATGCTCATAGCTGGAAAGGctgaaaagggaaaaaaagacGTGGATAGATTTACGATG GTATTGGACTCCGTTGTTCGTTTGTGCAATGTTTACATAAAACTTTTGGAATCTGGGTGTGTTCTGTTTACTAGCTGGCAAGCTAGATTTTTATGTGATCCGAAAAGACCTGTTTGTGCATTCATCGAATTTGGAACAGAGGATAATATCAAACAGTTAAAAGGAAGGCGCAACGATACGGACGACGTCATCACAATAATGCCagaaattgcaaaatttatGGAAACAAGTCTTGATAACTGGCTTCAGTACTTAGATGAAAAAAGATATGAATATCAACACCTCAATTATTATACGACAGATCAATTAGTCATTTTACAGAGAGAGTTGGCACAATGTATTGATGGGAATGATGTTGACAAAATTCCACCTTTTATAATTCCCATGCTTTCTGTAGTCAAAAGCGACTGTGATATTGGCGATCTTACCGATGCGTTGCAAAAGGCAAATATAGAACTACAAACATTGAACCGTAATGACGAAGAAATTTGTAGCGATGATAGAGAAAGAGACGCGATAGCGAATTTCCTTAGTGAAATGACAGAGGCAGGATACACAGAAACGGTAGCTAGAGCTGCTTTAAAAAACGGAGTTCCTCCAACAGATATCACCAATG gTCATATATGGTGtattgaaaatgaagaaaaaatactaGCTGCAGAACAGGAGAATCTTAAAACCCTTGGAGCAATGAAAAAAACTATCACAAGTGAAGACATTCTGAGTACTCTTCCTAGCAGCAggtattttgatttgttttcaaaaaaactGTAA